One genomic window of Pyrobaculum sp. 3827-6 includes the following:
- the speD gene encoding adenosylmethionine decarboxylase codes for MQATTQAQTKTPVVGKHVYGELYGVDEGLLRDEDRLRRVVIEAAHIANMHLVEVNSWRFKGGDKEGVSVIALVLESHIAIHTWPTYRFATVDVYTCGEHSDPMAAFRYIVSQLSPKRFTVNYSDRSYK; via the coding sequence ATGCAAGCAACAACCCAAGCTCAGACGAAAACCCCTGTGGTGGGTAAGCACGTCTACGGCGAACTATACGGTGTCGACGAGGGGTTGCTCCGAGACGAAGACCGACTCCGAAGGGTTGTGATAGAGGCCGCCCATATAGCCAACATGCACCTGGTGGAGGTAAACTCGTGGAGGTTTAAAGGCGGCGACAAGGAGGGGGTTTCCGTAATCGCGCTTGTGCTGGAGAGCCACATAGCGATTCACACATGGCCAACCTACAGATTTGCGACGGTAGACGTTTATACATGCGGCGAACACTCCGACCCGATGGCCGCCTTTAGATACATAGTATCGCAACTATCCCCCAAGCGGTTCACCGTCAACTACTCGGACCGTTCATATAAGTAA